From the Brassica napus cultivar Da-Ae chromosome A8, Da-Ae, whole genome shotgun sequence genome, one window contains:
- the LOC111199978 gene encoding probable serine/threonine-protein kinase PBL4 yields MGNCFGSSAKVDSRESPYCGSSRIYAKPSQSSRLSSLTIAPPSYSDDRSSTSLPTPKSEGVLLASPTLKAFTFNDLKTATRNFRPDSVIGEGGFGYVYKGWINERTLTPSKPGSGIVVAVKKLKDDTPQGHKEWLAEVDYLGRLHHMNLVKLIGYCLKGDYIRLLVYEYMPKGSLESHLFRRGAEPIPWKTRMKVAIGAARGLAFLHDAQVIYRDFKASNILLDSDFNAKLSDFGLAREGPKGDKTHVSTQVMGTHGYAAPEYVSTGRITTKSDVYSFGVVLLELLSGRPTVDQSKVGVERNLVDWAIPYLGADRRKVFRIMDTKLEGQYPHKGACLAANIALQCLNQEAKLRPNMSDVLSTLEELQMKSSTSKTVMKMTSSSSPLAEKRRVKAPGASSVVTRGRGPRDR; encoded by the exons ATGGGTAATTGCTTTGGTTCATCTGCAAAAGTAGATAGCAGAGAAAGTCCATATTGTG GATCCTCAAGAATCTATGCCAAACCGAGCCAATCGTCTCGCCTCTCAAGCCTAACCATAGCACCACCATCTTACAGCGATGACAGGAGTTCCACCTCTCTTCCCACTCCAAAGAGTGAAGGAGTTCTCTTAGCATCTCCCACGCTAAAGGCCTTTACGTTTAACGATCTAAAGACAGCCACTAGGAACTTCAGACCTGATAGTGTTATCGGTGAAGGCGGTTTTGGTTATGTTTACAAAGGATGGATTAACGAGCGGACGTTAACGCCTTCAAAACCAGGATCAGGCATCGTTGTTGCTGTCAAAAAGCTTAAAGACGATACGCCTCAAGGACACAAGGAGTGGTTG GCTGAGGTTGACTATCTGGGGAGGCTTCACCATATGAATCTTGTGAAATTAATTGGATACTGCTTGAAGGGTGATTACATTAGGCTTTTGGTATACGAGTACATGCCCAAAGGAAGCTTAGAAAGTCATCTCTTTAGAC GTGGGGCAGAGCCGATTCCGTGGAAAACAAGGATGAAAGTGGCAATTGGTGCCGCGAGAGGGCTTGCTTTCCTTCACGATGCACAAGTCATATATAGAGACTTCAAGGCCTCCAATATTCTACTAGATTCG GACTTCAATGCAAAGCTTTCTGATTTTGGTTTGGCGAGAGAAGGACCGAAAGGAGACAAAACACACGTATCAACTCAGGTGATGGGAACTCATGGATATGCAGCACCTGAATATGTCTCCACGGGTCGAATAACCACAAAAAGCGACGTCTACAGCTTCGGTGTGGTCTTGCTCGAGTTACTCTCAGGACGTCCAACTGTAGACCAATCGAAAGTCGGAGTGGAACGAAATCTAGTGGATTGGGCAATACCTTACTTAGGAGCTGATAGAAGGAAAGTGTTTAGGATAATGGACACAAAACTTGAAGGACAGTATCCTCACAAAGGGGCTTGTTTGGCTGCTAATATTGCGTTGCAGTGCCTCAACCAAGAGGCTAAGTTGAGGCCAAATATGTCGGATGTATTATCTACTCTTGAAGAGCTTCAGATGAAGAGTTCTACTTCAAAGACGGTCATGAAAATgacatcttcttcctctccgctGGCGGAGAAACGGAGAGTTAAAGCTCCGGGTGCTTCTTCGGTGGTGACTCGTGGGAGAGGTCCACGTGACAGGTGA
- the LOC106436757 gene encoding uncharacterized protein LOC106436757 translates to MAMQTGIGLSRIFLLAGAGYTGTIIMKNGKLSDILGELQSLVKGMERSGEEGDSDVSDAIAAQVRRLAMEVRQLASARQITVMNGVSGANLQALAVPAAALGALGYGYMWWKGLSFTDLMYVTKANMATAVANLTKNLEQVSATLAAAKRHLTQKIQNMDDKVEKQIDLSKEIKNQVTLARGDINSLENELQSLNDLISGLDGKLDTLEYKQDVTNVCMLHLYNYFGGKSTKLPDMEQLQLPVNQKARNLLGDVGTKGLKNFAEQLLISNDTEGGATTVRRIGISRANDKSGPLLSRVASAGC, encoded by the exons ATGGCGATGCAAACCGGAATCGGCTTATCAAGGATCTTTCTCTTAGCCGGAGCAG GTTATACCGGTACGATCATTATGAAGAACGGTAAATTATCTGATATATTAGGTGAATTGCAG TCTCTGGTGAAGGGTATGGAGAGATCTGGAGAGGAAGGAGACTCTGATGTCTCCGATGCTATAGCTGCACAGGTTCGTCGTTTGGCTATGGAGGTTCGTCAGCTAGCTTCGGCTCGGCAGATAACGGTTATGAATGGAGTTTCTGGTG CGAACTTGCAAGCACTTGCTGTTCCTGCTGCGGCGTTGGGAGCTTTAGGATATGGTTATATGTGGTGGAAG GGACTCTCGTTCACTGACCTTATGTATGTGACGAAAGCCAACATGGCTACTGCCGTGGCTAACTTGACTAAGAATCTGGAGCAAGTTTCTGCGACCCTTGCG GCTGCAAAAAGGCATTTAACGCAGAAGATTCAGAATATGGATGATAAGGTAGAGAAGCAGATTGATCTCTCCAAGGAAATCAAGAACCAG GTCACCTTGGCTCGTGGAGATATCAACTCGCTTGAGAATGAGTTGCAGTCTTTGAATGATTTGATTAGTGGTCTG GATGGGAAGTTGGACACGCTGGAATACAAGCAG GATGTCACAAATGTTTGCATGCTACACTTGTATAACTATTTTGGAGGCAAGAGCACCAAACTGCCTGACATG GAGCAGCTTCAACTGCCTGTAAACCAGAAAGCTCGTAATTTGCTTGGGGATGTTGGAACTAAG GGGCTGAAAAACTTTGCGGAACAACTGCTTATAAGCAATGACACAGAGGGAGGAGCAACCACGGTGAGAAGAATTGGTATAAGCAGGGCCAATGACAAGTCGGGGCCGCTGTTATCAAG GGTTGCTTCAGCTGGGTGTTGA
- the LOC111200115 gene encoding uncharacterized protein LOC111200115 isoform X2 yields MGTLDLPHASSFKGGSETFLRDVLESILKTYLRKNPMAKTVWELVQSVDNEKISYDHFFFRTFKVDGYGIESLSSFFMDYGYKIGGRLEFPKNKVQLVWLSPPDIHVSGDGHGLGNGPLPRLVIAELLVDELSLESQEIIRKYLKPEGGKQAILSSTLGSLIWEKPTSAEFNQLVKESEYAAWALIHGYTLNHLAVAVHRLKHRFSDINYVQEYFQENGFKLNKVGGDILNESEDGLLLQVTLASEKVAIEFADGVTEPITASFIEFVQRLVLPQFKDVPIDEIKEFHRREGLEQANANRIMQSTLSQHKNETN; encoded by the exons ATGGGTACTCTCGACTTGCCTCACGCTTCATCATTCAAG GGAGGAAGTGAAACATTTCTTCGTGATGTGCTTGAAAGTATACTTAAAACGTACTTGAGGAAGAATCCGATGGCCAAGACGGTATGGGAACTAGTTCAGTCTGTGGACAACGAAAAGATCTCCTACGACCACTTCTTTTTCAGGACATTCAAG GTTGATGGTTATGGGATAGAATCTTTGTCGAGCTTTTTCATGGATTATGGATATAAAATTGGAGGCAGACTTGAATTTCCAAAAAACAAAGTACAACTTGTGTGGCTTTCTCCTCCGGATATTCACGTCTCGGGTGATGGTCACGGTCTAGGCAATGGCCCTTTGCCACGGCTTGTTATAGCTGAGCTTCTTGTGGACGAATTAAGCCTTGAATCACAG GAGATAATAAGGAAGTATTTGAAACCAGAAGGTGGTAAGCAAGCGATTCTTTCAAGTACTTTGGGGTCTTTAATTTGGGAAAAGCCAACATCCGCCGAATTTAATCAACTTGTCAA AGAGAGTGAGTATGCGGCATGGGCGCTTATCCACGGCTACACATTGAACCATCTTGCTGTTGCGGTTCATCGACTTAAACATCGTTTCAGTGACATTAACTACGTCCAAGAGTACTTCCAAGAAAATGGATTCAAACTGAACAAAGTCGGAGGAGATATTCTTAacg AGAGTGAAGACGGTCTACTCTTACAAGTGACGTTGGCGTCGGAGAAAGTTGCGATTGAATTTGCAGACGGGGTAACTGAACCCATCACAGCTTCATTCATTGAGTTTGTTCAACGTCTAGTTCTTCCACAGTTCAAAGATGTACCGATTGATGAG ATCAAAGAATTTCATAGACGTGAGGGACTCGAGCAAGCTAACGCCAACCGCATTATGCAAAGCACCCTTTCACAGCACAAGAATGAAACCAACTGA
- the LOC111200115 gene encoding uncharacterized protein LOC111200115 isoform X1 produces the protein MGTLDLPHASSFKDQGGSETFLRDVLESILKTYLRKNPMAKTVWELVQSVDNEKISYDHFFFRTFKVDGYGIESLSSFFMDYGYKIGGRLEFPKNKVQLVWLSPPDIHVSGDGHGLGNGPLPRLVIAELLVDELSLESQEIIRKYLKPEGGKQAILSSTLGSLIWEKPTSAEFNQLVKESEYAAWALIHGYTLNHLAVAVHRLKHRFSDINYVQEYFQENGFKLNKVGGDILNESEDGLLLQVTLASEKVAIEFADGVTEPITASFIEFVQRLVLPQFKDVPIDEIKEFHRREGLEQANANRIMQSTLSQHKNETN, from the exons ATGGGTACTCTCGACTTGCCTCACGCTTCATCATTCAAGG ATCAGGGAGGAAGTGAAACATTTCTTCGTGATGTGCTTGAAAGTATACTTAAAACGTACTTGAGGAAGAATCCGATGGCCAAGACGGTATGGGAACTAGTTCAGTCTGTGGACAACGAAAAGATCTCCTACGACCACTTCTTTTTCAGGACATTCAAG GTTGATGGTTATGGGATAGAATCTTTGTCGAGCTTTTTCATGGATTATGGATATAAAATTGGAGGCAGACTTGAATTTCCAAAAAACAAAGTACAACTTGTGTGGCTTTCTCCTCCGGATATTCACGTCTCGGGTGATGGTCACGGTCTAGGCAATGGCCCTTTGCCACGGCTTGTTATAGCTGAGCTTCTTGTGGACGAATTAAGCCTTGAATCACAG GAGATAATAAGGAAGTATTTGAAACCAGAAGGTGGTAAGCAAGCGATTCTTTCAAGTACTTTGGGGTCTTTAATTTGGGAAAAGCCAACATCCGCCGAATTTAATCAACTTGTCAA AGAGAGTGAGTATGCGGCATGGGCGCTTATCCACGGCTACACATTGAACCATCTTGCTGTTGCGGTTCATCGACTTAAACATCGTTTCAGTGACATTAACTACGTCCAAGAGTACTTCCAAGAAAATGGATTCAAACTGAACAAAGTCGGAGGAGATATTCTTAacg AGAGTGAAGACGGTCTACTCTTACAAGTGACGTTGGCGTCGGAGAAAGTTGCGATTGAATTTGCAGACGGGGTAACTGAACCCATCACAGCTTCATTCATTGAGTTTGTTCAACGTCTAGTTCTTCCACAGTTCAAAGATGTACCGATTGATGAG ATCAAAGAATTTCATAGACGTGAGGGACTCGAGCAAGCTAACGCCAACCGCATTATGCAAAGCACCCTTTCACAGCACAAGAATGAAACCAACTGA
- the LOC111212628 gene encoding ultraviolet-B receptor UVR8-like, whose protein sequence is MSELNEAPSPADEEEVWSWGAGTDGQLGTSKLQDEHLPQLLSLTSLPSISMLACGGAHVIALTSGGKVFTWGRGNSGQLGHGDNLNTSLPKLLSFFDDDYFISQASAGWSHSAFVSDSGSLFTCGNGSFGQLGHGDNISLTSPAKVSYFVDKSVKMVACGMRHSLVLFSGNQVCGFGSGKRGQLGVSSERTKSVNLPCTVSGLEDVEVVRIAANGDHSAALSANGELFTWGRGFCGSPDVQTPQCLPSSQSFREVALGWNHALLLTVDGKVFKLGNTLNKQNEKQQLQEDSSETLLEEVPGFDGVKVLQIAAGAEHSAVVTESGEVQTWGWGEHGQLGLGDTNDQTNPQLVSLGSGDLQTKETSVYCGSGFTYVVRRKQ, encoded by the exons ATGTCCGAACTCAACGAGGCTCCATCTCCagctgatgaagaagaagtatgGAGCTGGGGCGCAGGCACGGACGGCCAGTTAGGGACTTCCAAGCTGCAAGACGAGCATCTCCCGCAGCTTCTCTCGCTGACCTCACTTCCTTCCATCTCGATGCTCGCATGCGGCGGCGCTCACGTCATCGCCTTGACTTCTG GTGGCAAAGTGTTCACATGGGGAAGAGGAAACTCTGGTCAATTAGGACATGGGGACAACCTCAACACTTCATTGCCAAAGTTACTATCTTTCTTTGACGACGACTATTTTATATCTCAAGCTTCAGCCGGATGGAGTCACTCTGCTTTTGTTTCAG ATTCTGGCTCCCTTTTTACATGTGGGAATGGCTCGTTTGGTCAGCTTGGTCATGGTGATAACATCTCACTCACCTCTCCAGCTAAAGTCTCTTACTTTGTTGATAAGAGTGTGAAGATGGTAGCTTGTGGTATGCGCCACTCGCTTGTCTTGTTCTCAG GGAATCAAGTGTGCGGATTCGGATCTGGAAAACGTGGACAGCTAGGTGTGTCATCAGAGAGAACAAAATCAGTAAACCTTCCATGTACTGTCTCTGGACTAGAAGATGTTGAGGTTGTTCGTATAGCAGCTAATGGAGATCACAGTGCAGCGTTATCTG CTAATGGAGAGTTGTTCACTTGGGGAAGAGGCTTCTGCGGCAGCCCTGATGTTCAAACCCCTCAGTGTTTGCCTTCATCTCAATCTTTCAGAGAAGTTGCTTTGGGATGGAATCATGCTTTACTGCTAACCG TTGATGGCAAAGTGTTCAAGCTTGGTAACACACTTAATAAACAAAACGAGAAGCAACAACTGCAAGAGGATTCATCTGAAACTCTCTTGGAGGAAGTCCCTGGTTTTGATGGAGTTAAAGTTTTGCAAATTGCTGCAGGAGCTGAGCATTCTGCTGTTGTAACAG AGAGTGGAGAAGTTCAGACATGGGGTTGGGGTGAACATGGCCAGCTAGGTCTTGGAGATACCAATGATCAGACCAATCCTCAACTGGTGAGCTTAGGAAGTGGAGACCTGCAGACTAAAGAGACCAGCGTATATTGCGGAAGTGGATTTACCTATGTTGTAAGGCGAAAACAatag
- the LOC106436755 gene encoding uncharacterized protein LOC106436755: MATTTATSDAGEGPVMALINKRLRALRKKLNRISQMEESISQGKTLNKEQQEVLRSKPSVVVLIEELDKLRAPLSAAVSEEIVLATHHTSSDQTTAVAPAEEKEVQKLEDLVNLLYFGSLFEVKSQSELASIMMTRTHERGCCLVYDTVTDESTDLLCDKDLDLISRLWGMMVSRPADSSLSHKNALERCVEHAKLWLANSDQPIASNCDVSYAVLREKVKKIMGSNYFTITPEMVVAPVEAAAEAGSYGSFQVAADSEQKEEDASNFKEQESYVNDQSEQPKDESVVTEGEVVQGQQEQGYTQVEGGRSKRDYQQQQYVPRGSHQNQRGHRGARRGYSNAPRGGRGGGGGYSNGRYESYDNSGGNGYQRSHYNNRGRGRGGGGGGNGHSYNNNHQDSNVSVAS, translated from the exons ATGGCTACTACTACCGCTACCTCAGACGCCGGCGAAGGACCAGTGATGGCCCTCATCAACAAACGCCTCCGCGCCCTCCGCAAGAAACTCAACCGTATCTCCCAAATGGAAGAATCGATCTCACAGggcaaaaccctaaacaagGAGCAGCAAGAAGTCCTCCGCTCCAAACCCTCCGTCGTCGTCCTCATCGAGGAGCTCGACAAGCTCCGCGCTCCCCTCTCCGCCGCCGTCTCCGAAGAAATCGTCCTCGCCACTCACCACACTTCCTCCGATCAAACAACCGCCGTGGCTCCGGCGGAGGAGAAGGAAGTCCAAAAGCTGGAGGATTTGGTGAATCTGTTGTACTTTGGCTCGCTCTTCGAGGTGAAGTCGCAGAGCGAGCTGGCGTCGATTATGATGACGAGGACGCACGAGAGAGGGTGCTGTTTGGTGTACGATACTGTTACGGATGAGTCCACGGATCTGTTGTGTGATAAAGATCTGGACTTGATCTCGCGGCTTTGGGGGATGATGGTCTCTAGGCCTGCTGATTCGAGTTTGTCTCATAAGAATGCGTTGGAGCGTTGCGTTGAGCATGCGAAGCTGTGGTTGGCTAACTCGGATCAGCCGATTGCGTCTAACTGTGATGTTTCCT ATGCTGTGTtgagagagaaagtgaagaagATTATGGGGTCTAATTACTTTACGATTACACCGGAGATGGTAGTGGCACCGGTTGAAGCAGCGGCTGAAGCTGGTAGCTACGGTTCTTTCCAAGTAGCTGCTGACAGTGAGCAAAAG GAAGAAGACGCATCAAACTTTAAAGAACAAGAATCGTATGTTAATGATCAATCTGAGCAACCAAAG GATGAGTCAGTAGTGACGGAAGGAGAGGTGGTTCAAGGACAGCAGGAACAAGGCTATACTCAGGTGGAAGGAGGGAGGTCAAAGAGAGATTACCAGCAGCAACAGTATGTGCCACGAGGATCCCACCAGAACCAGAGAGGTCATAGAGGTGCTAGAAGAGGTTATTCCAATGCCCCCCGGGGAGGtcgaggtggtggtggtggatacTCAAACGGGCGGTATGAATCTTATGATAATTCAGGTGGAAACGGTTACCAAAGGAGCCACTACAACAACAGAGGAAGGGgacgtggtggtggtggtggaggaaaTGGCCATTCGTACAACAACAACCACCAAGACTCTAATGTTAGTGTTGCGTCTTAG
- the LOC106436749 gene encoding uncharacterized protein LOC106436749 encodes MEIFQKAKAIRMRNSHNKYLSADDNEETVTQDRNGSTKNAQWTIEPVSDSYNVIRLKSCYGKYLTASNERFLLGGTGKKVVQLKPSRLDSSVEWEPVRDGSKIKLKTRYGNYLKANGGLPPWRNSVTHDNIHLSATYDSISWYVDVVEILNNPQVTLETEYASHSRTPSSLQNSVVSPPKSDGRTIYYHIVDDEGHVGDESTVGYACTFKGNSVAELTQTLREETCLEDAVVCTRSPLDGKLFPLRLQLPPSIGTLHVVLVPFCHLDVK; translated from the exons ATGGAGATTTTCCAGAAAGCTAAAGCTATTCGAATGCGTAACAGCCACAACAAGTATCTATCAGCAGACGACAACGAAGAAACGGTTACACAAGACAGAAACGGTTCAACCAAAAACGCTCAATGGACCATCGAACCGGTTAGCGATTCATACAATGTAATCCGTCTTAAAAGCTGTTACGGTAAATACCTAACCGCTTCGAACGAACGGTTCTTGCTCGGAGGTACAGGGAAGAAGGTGGTTCAGTTAAAACCGAGTCGACTCGACTCGTCTGTTGAGTGGGAACCGGTGAGAGACGGATCCAAGATCAAGCTCAAGACGAGATACGGTAACTATCTAAAAGCTAACGGTGGTCTTCCTCCGTGGAGAAACTCAGTCACGCACGATAATATTCATTTGTCGGCTACTTATGATTCCATCTCGTGGTATGTTGATGTTGTTGAGATCTTGAATAATCCTCAAGTCACGTTGGAGACCGAGTATGCATCACATTCGAGAACACCGTCCTCTCTTCAAAAT TCGGTTGTGTCTCCTCCGAAATCGGATGGGAGAACGATTTACTACCATATAGTTGATGATGAAGGACACGTGGGAGATGAATCAACCGTTGGATATGCTTGCACGTTTAAAGGAAATAGTGTGGCGGAGCTAACTCAGACGCTGCGAGAAGAAACGTGCTTGGAGGATGCTGTGGTGTGCACTCGCAGTCCGTTAGATGGCAAGCTGTTTCCCCTTCGTTTGCAACTTCCTCCCAGCATTGGAACGTTGCATGTCGTTTTAGTACCCTTCTGTCATCTAGACGTgaagtag
- the LOC111199822 gene encoding tetratricopeptide repeat protein 38, with translation MKASYCVSQNLSMSLKCMKEDESQIHKYRKGSRYVWWGYEVNTSSDDCIAAINSYSHQVLGYGREKKVILEAPLYDKDCVLGNVLAAHYLISSDLSRAKTYVKAAESHLGKATPYEKAVFKAVNYLISDNMDEDVALELHFKLLKKFPKDLLSWKRVEIMCFYMGRPDLSLPLFKKIIPENRDQDYVYGMLAFPLLELGHLAEAEKAARKAYEINKNDTWAHHCLCHVLQTECRFKEAVEFMEGCSASWDSCSSLRYSHNWWHVAVCYLEGGSPLSKVQEIYDHQMCKELEKEDAVATDVYMDALGLLLRLDTRDQLDEFLDRLKILANCLTDQGMWYQEWLFDITIIWALSKVGNTSQAHVLLEGLKSRTSKMSKKKQQLMQKAIQVAEAVYEYGKGNYKKALELLGPDFDAADYKVIGASDLQMDVFNEIWYKLLLLNGKSSSAIKVLERRIRQRDGAPFLWRLLEKSYAMEGNTEAVITACEKAKALEASYFKFD, from the exons ATGAAGGCTTCATATTGTGTTAGTCAGAACTTGTCCATGTCTTTGAAATGCATG AAGGAAGATGAAAGTCAGATTCATAAGTACAGAAAAGGAAGCAGATATGTTTGGTGGGGTTATGAGGTCAACACCTCTTCAGATGATTGCATCGCTGCCATTAACTCCTATTCTCACCAG GTTCTTGGCTatggaagagagaagaaggtgaTTCTAGAAGCTCCATTGTATGATAAAGATTGTGTTTTGGGCAACGTTTTGGCTGCCCATTACCTTATCTCTTCTGACCTTTCCAGAGCCAAAACCTATGTTAAAGCTGCAGAATCTCATCTT GGGAAAGCAACACCGTATGAGAAAGCAGTTTTCAAGGCTGTTAATTACTTGATCTCTGATAACATGGACGAAGACGTGGCGTTGGAGTTACACTTTAAG TTATTGAAAAAGTTTCCCAAAGATTTGCTATCTTGGAAGAGAGTAGAGATTATGTGTTTCTACATGGGTCGACCTGATCTCTCTTTGCCTCTGTTCAAGAAG ATTATACCGGAGAATCGAGACCAAGACTATGTTTATGGTATGCTTGCCTTTCCCTTATTGGAGCTTGGACATTTAGCAGAAGCTGAGAAAGCTGCTAGGAAAGCATATGAGATCAACAAAAACGACACTTGGGCTCATCATTGC TTGTGTCATGTTCTTCAAACTGAATGTCGTTTCAAGGAAGCAGTAGAGTTCATGGAAGGTTGCTCAGCTTCATGGGATTCTTGCTCTTCCTTAAG GTATTCGCATAATTGGTGGCATGTAGCTGTTTGTTACTTGGAAGGAGGGTCACCTCTAAGTAAGGTACAAGAAATATATGATCATCAAATGTGTAAAGAACTGGAGAAAGAAGATGCTGTTGCTACAGAT GTTTATATGGATGCTCTTGGTTTGTTGTTACGCTTGGACACACGCGATCAACTAGATGAGTTTTTAGACAGGCTGAAGATCCTTGCAAACTGCTTGACTGATCAA GGAATGTGGTATCAGGAGTGGCTTTTTGATATTACAATAATTTGGGCATTGAGTAAAGTTGGAAACACTTCACAGGCACATGTATTGCTCGAGGGCCTCAAGTCCCG AACATCTAAAATGAGCAAGAAGAAACAACAGTTGATGCAGAAAGCCATCCAG GTTGCTGAAGCTGTTTATGAATATGGGAAAGGCAACTACAAAAAAGCTCTAGAACTGCTCGGTCCAGACTTTGACGCTGCTGACTATAAG GTGATTGGAGCATCGGATttacagatggatgtatttAATGAAATATGGTACAAACTGTTGTTACTCAACGGCAAATCTTCTAGTG CGATTAAAGTACTGGAGAGGAGGATCAGACAGAGAGATGGTGCTCCTTTCTTGTGGCGTTTGCTG GAGAAGAGTTACGCTATGGAAGGGAATACAGAAGCTGTCATAACTGCGTGTGAGAAAGCCAAGGCGTTGGAAGCTTCATATTTCAAGTTTGATTGA